In the Babylonia areolata isolate BAREFJ2019XMU chromosome 34, ASM4173473v1, whole genome shotgun sequence genome, one interval contains:
- the LOC143277520 gene encoding neural cell adhesion molecule 2-like has product MKKVCSVFLCLLSFVCSGGGGVKGEQAAPVLNRPGQKAALQWKLPPSNAAIITIALQTPTLPAVFYYYRRRRSIVIDDLYQGRVDVLDSLDVGDGLVSFTLKNVTMADAGRYVCIDGFGDRPMDNCGQMLVVVGKPKDVEVVASSPPVEGEDLVLECSATSTSLPSDHGQPLQVQWLDSAGGLLSSGAQEKESVQGAVLTVHSVQRGDLHLQYSCRASDGLEVWSDTSDPYDLVPEYGPKESDLTMERQGAEVNQGGSVEQQCSATCNPKCNVTWEKLQIQGHWYRMDSVDGLLSLTFVQRDMAGDFHCKAENVHGSASLKFHLVVHYTPNLQQLTTNGQGGKKANLKEDTQVTLTCQFDSSPAPVVQWFRADRDDDLVLLEDDLQDQRPQVTTKGLQRSLYTSTYQLGSVTCSDTGVYQCAGRNQLGSGGGGQVDLHVVCMPRNTYGEDRLKEVYLLPASQSVVIRFQVEGYPQPDIEYIVSEDEQGLRRLEVRDTWILSSSVTSSQPYLTNFELRLNKPTRTYFDHTFYLEIENSEGTRTLAFMLREKGVPKTPRNLTAVWTEDTWVRLHWLPGFHGGKPQKFLVQYRDAEQSEDRAWVTVASQLEVSRLEEETEEESVQEAVVDGLRPGHAYVLRVIAHNQYGNSSSALLHLTTMATAAASTDGGAIAGGVVAVIIILVIIILVLVFFFIIRPRRRKQESKEDISREPMLSNGDKSTATACRIEVEEDPKPEERSWNTNTVHGSADRDTSTEPLITSQTSSELSSDERPRNQDGLIYADLDLAKPKDSAPKPVRKDAVNYQNVDLTVQAPTPPPSPTDQVPPAASSPADQVPPAASSPADQVPPTASSPADQVPPTASSPPNTDNVESTVEEPQPQK; this is encoded by the exons ATGAAGAAAGTTTGCAGCGTTTTCCTGTGTTTACTTTCTTTTGTATGTTCAG gaggaggaggggtgaagggagagcaGGCGGCCCCGGTGTTGAACCGGCCGGGCCAGAAGGCCGCCCTCCAGTGGAAGCTGCCGCCGTCCAAtgccgccatcatcaccatcgccctgcagacccccaccctccccgccgtCTTCTACTACTATAGACGCCGGCGCAGCATCGTCATCGATGATCTCTACCAGGGCCGTGTGGACGTCCTGGACAGTCTGGATGTGGGCGATGGTCTGGTGTCCTTCACCTTGAAGAATGTGACGATGGCGGATGCGGGGCGCTATGTGTGCATCGACGGGTTTGGCGACCGGCCCATGGACAACTGCGGGCAGATGCTGGTGGTTGTTG GCAAACCAAAGGATGTAGAGGTGGTGGCCAGCAGCCCGCCGGTGGAAGGTGAGGACCTGGTTTTGGAATGCTCGGCCACCTCCACCAGCCTCCCATCCGATCACGGGCAGCCCCTGCAGGTGCAGTGGCTGGATTCGGCCGGCGGGCTTCTCTCCTCTGGGGCCCAGGAGAAGGAGTCGGTGCAGGGGGCGGTGCTGACGGTGCACTCGGTGCAGCGTGGTGACCTTCACCTTCAGTACTCATGCCGGGCGTCGGACGGCCTGGAGGTGTGGTCAGACACCAGCGACCCCTACGACCTGGTGCCTGAAT ATGGACCCAAGGAATCTGACTTGACAATGGAGCGCCAAGGGGCAGAGGTCAATCAAGGGGGATCAGTCGAGCAGCAGTGTAGCGCCACTTGTAATCCCAAATGCAACGTCACCTGGGAAAAACTGCAGATACAG GGTCACTGGTACAGGATGGACAGTGTGGATGGACTTCTGAGTCTGACTTTTGTCCAGAGGGACATGGCTGGGGATTTCCATTGCAAGGCTGAAAACGTCCATGGATCTGCCTCCCTGAAATTCCATCTGGTCGTGCACT ACACGCCCAACCTCCAGCAGCTGACCACCAACGGGCAGGGCGGCAAGAAGGCCAACCTGAAAGAAGACACCCAGGTCACGCTGACCTGCCAGTTTGACAGCAGCCCCGCCCCCGTGGTGCAGTGGTTCCGCGCGGACAGGGACGACGACCTTGTTCTCCTGGAGGACGACCTCCAGGACCAGCGCCCCCAGGTGACGACCAAGGGGCTCCAGCGGTCGCTGTACACCTCGACATACCAGCTGGGCAGTGTCACGTGCTCGGACACGGGCGTGTACCAGTGCGCGGGCAGGAACCAGTTGGGGTCGGGCGGTGGGGGACAGGTGGACCTGCACGTTGTCT GCATGCCGCGGAACACGTACGGAGAGGACCGACTGAAGGAAGTGTACCTGCTTCCTGCCAGCCAGAGCGTGGTCATCCGCTTCCAA GTGGAAGGCTACCCGCAGCCAGACATTGAGTACATCGTGTCGGAGGATGAACAAGGGCTGCGGCGCCTGGAGGTGAGAGACACCTGGATTCTGAGCTCCTCAGTGACGTCCTCGCAGCCCTACCTGACCAACTTTGAGCTGCGCCTGAACAAACCCACCCGCACCTACTTCGATCACACCTTCTACCTGGAGATTGAGAACTCAGAGGGAACCAGGACGCTGGCCTTCATGTTGAGGGAGAAAG GTGTCCCCAAGACCCCCAGGAACCTGACTGCTGTGTGGACAGAGGACACCTGGGTACGTCTGCACTGGCTCCCTGGTTTCCATGGCGGCAAGCCTCAGAAATTCCTGGTGCAGTACCGGGATGCTGAGCAGTCAGAAGACAGAGCATGGGTGACTGTGGCTTCGCAACTGGAGGTGTCAAGACTGgag GAGGAGACAGAAGAGGAGAGCGTGCAGGAGGCAGTGGTGGATGGCCTGCGGCCAGGACACGCCTATGTACTGCGTGTCATCGCTCACAACCAGTACGGCAACTCTTCCTCCgccctcctccacctcaccacCATGG caACTGCAGCCGCCAGCACTGACGGAGGGGCCATTGCTGGTGGTGTGGTGGCAGTCATCATCATATTGGTCATCATCATTCTCGTcctagtcttcttcttcatcatcagacCAAGACGGA GGAAACAGGAAAGTAAAGAGGACATTTCCAG GGAGCCCATGCTGAGCAACGGTGACAAGAGCACCGCCACTGCCTGCCGcatagaggtggaggaggacccGAAACCAGAGGAACGGTCGTGGAACACAAACACTGTGCATGGCTCTGCTGACAGAG ACACAAGTACAGAGCCACTGATAACTTCTCAGACATCTTCGGAACTCAGTTCTGATGAGAGACCTAGG AATCAAGATGGCCTCATCTATGCTGACCTTGACCTAGCAAAGCCCAAGGACTCGGCGCCAAAGCCCGTGAGAAAAGACGCAGTGAATTACCAGAACGTTGACTTGACGGTCCAggctccaacacccccaccatcaccaacagaccAGGTTCCACCCGCTGCGTCATCACCAGCAGACCAGGTTCCTCCTGCTGCGTCATCACCAGCAGACCAGGTTCCTCCCACCGCGTCATCACCAGCAGACCAGGTTCCTCCCACCGCGTCAtcaccaccaaacactgacaacgtGGAGTCCACAGTGGAGGAACCACAGCCCCAAAAGTGA